One region of Emys orbicularis isolate rEmyOrb1 chromosome 4, rEmyOrb1.hap1, whole genome shotgun sequence genomic DNA includes:
- the GPHB5 gene encoding glycoprotein hormone beta-5, giving the protein MCLLFTLGCSMKLRHVVLGSLPLLILAGCVSALKASNINLRTFIGCAVREFTFLARKPGCKGMRITTDACWGRCETWEKPVLDPPYVDAHHRVCTYNETKLVTVKLPNCAGAVDPSYTYPMAIRCDCGVCSTATTECETV; this is encoded by the exons ATGTGTCTCCTTTTTACCTTGGGGTGCAGCATGAAGCTCCGGCACGTGGTCCTGGGCTCCCTGCCTCTCCTGATACTGGCTGGCTGTGTCAGTGCACTCAAAGCCTCCAACATCAACCTGCGCACCTTCATTGGCTGCGCTGTGCGTGAGTTCACCTTCCTGGCTAGGAAACCTGGCTGCAAGGGGATGCGCATCACCACGGACGCCTGCTGGGGGCGCTGCGAGACTTGGGAG AAGCCTGTGCTGGATCCCCCGTACGTCGACGCGCACCATCGAGTCTGCACCTACAATGAGACTAAGCTGGTTACGGTGAAGCTGCCGAATTGTGCTGGTGCTGTGGACCCTTCCTACACATACCCTATGGCCATACGGTGTGACTGCGGGGTCTGTTCTACTGCAACTACTGAATGTGAGACTGTCTGA